Genomic DNA from Amycolatopsis alba DSM 44262:
GTGCCGCCAGGCTGAGCCCGCTGAGCCCTCCACCGGCGATGAGGATCCTCATCGATCGAGTCCACAGCCGCGCGCACCCGCACGCTAGTGCCCAGTGGCGCGCCTGGGGTCCCGTGAATCCGGGACCAACGGCACCGGTCGAGTCCGGCCGCGTGCTCTTAGCTTTGCGGCATGAGCCGTGATGAGCGAAAGGATCCGATCATGAGCCGCCCCCTCCCGTCGGCCGGACCGATCGTGGTCGGCGTCGACGGATCCGCCGGGTCCAAGGCGGCCACCGTCTGGAGCGCGCAGGCGGCCGAGCGACACGACGCGCCTCTCGTTCTCCTGCACGCACTGGCGATCCCCGACTTCTACGCGGGCCCGACCGTGCCACCGACCGAGGAACTCCTGCACAAGGTACGCGTCCGCGGCGAATCCATCGCACGGGAGATGACCGAGGTGGCCGAACACGTCGCCGTGTCCGCGGTCGAAACCAGGATCTCCGACGACGCCCCCGCCCTCGCACTGCTCGACGTCTCCCGTGACGCCAGGATGATCGTTCTCGGCTCGACCGAGCACAACCGCCTCACCTCGTTGTTCGGCGGCTCGGTCACGACTTCGCTGGCGGCCCATGCGTCGTGCCCGGTCGTCTCGGTCCGCGGCCGCACCTGGGATCTGCCCGGCGCACGGAACCGGCCGGTCGTGGTCGGCGTCGACGGCGGTTCCACCAGCGACCTCGCTCTCACGGCCGCCTTCGCCGAGGCAAGCGCCCGCGACGCCGAGCTGATCGCCGTCCACGCATGGGGCCACGTCGGCGGCTCGCGGTCCTTCGGAGACTCTCTCGGCAACTACGAGTGGGAACTCGTCGCCGAGTCCGCGCGGAACAGGGTCGCCGGACAGCTCGCGCCATTCCGCGACAGCCATCCGGACGTCAAGGTCCAGCAGGTCGCCGTTCGCGACGATCCGCGCCAGGAACTGCTCCGCTGGAGCGTGAAAGCTCAGCTGATCATCGTCGGAAGCCGGGGACGGGGCGGGTTTCGCGGTCTCCTTCTCGGTTCGACCGGACAGGCCTTGCTGCACCACGCCGCCTGCCCGGTCTTGATCGCCCGCACCGCGGCGCCCGGAAAGTGAAGGAAGAGCAATGCGCACGACCGTTTCCCAAGTCATGACAGACAGCCCGATCGCGGTCACGCCGGACACGACCTACAAACGGCTCGCCGGACTGATGGCGCTGCACCGGATCAGCGCGATCCCCATCGTCGACGAGGCCGGTGTCCCGGTCGGTGTCGTGTCCGAGGCCGACCTTCTCGCACGGTTCCGGCGTCCCCGAGCCTCCTTCGTCTCCGGCCGCCACGCCAAGGACGAGGTACGGAAAGCGAACGGACTTCTCGCGAAAGACCTGATGACCGCGCCGGTTCTGACCGTCGGCGGCCGGGATTCCGTCGACGTGGCGGCGGCTTTGCTTGCGCGCAAGGGCGTCCGGCGGCTGTTCGTCGTCGAGGACGGGAAACTGACCGGGGTCGTCTCACGCCGGGATCTGCTGTCGAGCTTCCAGCGTCCGGACGAGGAGATCCGCCACGACATCGAACGCGACGTCCTCACCGGCATCCTCTGGACTGCGCCGGGTCAGGCGTCCGTGACCGTCGAGGACGGCGTCGTCACCCTGCTCGGCAGGCTCGACA
This window encodes:
- a CDS encoding CBS domain-containing protein, with protein sequence MTDSPIAVTPDTTYKRLAGLMALHRISAIPIVDEAGVPVGVVSEADLLARFRRPRASFVSGRHAKDEVRKANGLLAKDLMTAPVLTVGGRDSVDVAAALLARKGVRRLFVVEDGKLTGVVSRRDLLSSFQRPDEEIRHDIERDVLTGILWTAPGQASVTVEDGVVTLLGRLDNRGAVERAGALVADVAGVVEVRNRLDFVWDDETIRSAALGI
- a CDS encoding universal stress protein; the encoded protein is MSRPLPSAGPIVVGVDGSAGSKAATVWSAQAAERHDAPLVLLHALAIPDFYAGPTVPPTEELLHKVRVRGESIAREMTEVAEHVAVSAVETRISDDAPALALLDVSRDARMIVLGSTEHNRLTSLFGGSVTTSLAAHASCPVVSVRGRTWDLPGARNRPVVVGVDGGSTSDLALTAAFAEASARDAELIAVHAWGHVGGSRSFGDSLGNYEWELVAESARNRVAGQLAPFRDSHPDVKVQQVAVRDDPRQELLRWSVKAQLIIVGSRGRGGFRGLLLGSTGQALLHHAACPVLIARTAAPGK